In Flavobacteriales bacterium, the following proteins share a genomic window:
- a CDS encoding OsmC family protein gives MEIKLQRKNKAFHYEAINPDKIVVNIDANAAIGGEGKGVRPMELVLMGLGGCASIDLGLILKKQKQELEDYQVTITATRKENVAKTFDAINLHFLLFGKLDNEKVEKAISLTLTKYCSVALSLSDQIKITSTYTINQ, from the coding sequence ATGGAAATAAAGCTACAAAGAAAAAATAAAGCGTTTCATTACGAAGCAATAAACCCAGATAAAATAGTTGTAAATATTGATGCTAATGCTGCCATTGGTGGCGAAGGAAAAGGAGTAAGACCTATGGAATTGGTTTTAATGGGGCTTGGTGGTTGTGCCAGTATTGATTTGGGTTTGATACTAAAAAAGCAAAAACAAGAACTGGAAGATTATCAAGTAACTATTACAGCAACTAGAAAGGAAAATGTTGCTAAAACATTTGATGCCATTAACCTTCACTTTTTACTTTTTGGGAAATTAGATAATGAAAAAGTTGAAAAAGCCATTTCCCTAACGTTAACCAAATATTGCTCGGTTGCGCTTAGCTTGAGTGATCAAATAAAAATTACATCAACATATACCATTAATCAATAA
- a CDS encoding phosphoadenylyl-sulfate reductase yields the protein MGLQQLKRTFTPEEIKALNKKYKTLTVEQRVEELYKDFDAKEVMLTSSFAATSAFLLRIFSKINNAQKIYFINTGYHFKDTLTYKEKLTELYHLNVEDVTAEKWEHDFTTKDETWKKDPNLCCSVNKVKPLELIKERFTVWVSGLMEWQSDHRASLNIFEERGGILKFYPLLDVTKEQRDEYIKTHLLPFHPLVAKGYSSIGCEHCTVPGDDREGRWNNNPKTECGLHL from the coding sequence ATGGGATTACAGCAACTTAAAAGAACGTTTACACCAGAAGAAATAAAAGCGTTAAATAAAAAATACAAAACACTAACAGTTGAACAACGTGTGGAAGAATTGTACAAAGATTTTGATGCAAAAGAAGTGATGCTAACATCCTCTTTTGCAGCTACTTCTGCTTTTTTATTGCGCATTTTTTCTAAAATAAATAATGCTCAAAAAATTTATTTTATCAATACAGGTTATCATTTTAAAGATACCTTAACGTATAAAGAAAAACTAACGGAATTATACCACTTAAACGTAGAAGATGTAACGGCAGAAAAATGGGAGCATGATTTTACTACTAAAGATGAAACGTGGAAAAAAGACCCCAATCTGTGTTGTTCGGTAAACAAAGTAAAACCTCTTGAACTTATTAAGGAGCGATTTACGGTTTGGGTTTCGGGCTTAATGGAATGGCAAAGTGACCATCGTGCATCGTTAAATATTTTTGAAGAAAGAGGTGGTATTTTGAAGTTTTATCCTTTGTTGGATGTTACCAAAGAACAACGTGATGAATACATAAAAACCCATCTATTACCGTTTCATCCCTTAGTTGCAAAAGGGTACTCGTCTATAGGTTGCGAACATTGTACCGTACCTGGTGATGATAGGGAAGGAAGATGGAACAATAACCCAAAAACCGAATGCGGATTGCATTTGTAA
- a CDS encoding YeeE/YedE family protein — protein sequence MKHLKYILLGFYFGFVLIKSEAVSWYRIVEMFRFQSFHLYGVIGSAVITGIISVLIIKGVHLTTVKDEPIDLKPKPFLPKANFFGGIIFGLGWAIVGACTAPLFIHFGAGNYIIVIPIIAAILGTLVYGFLKEKLPH from the coding sequence ATAAAACATTTAAAATACATCTTGTTAGGGTTTTATTTTGGATTTGTGCTAATCAAATCCGAGGCAGTATCTTGGTATCGTATTGTGGAAATGTTTCGTTTTCAATCGTTTCATTTGTACGGAGTAATTGGTTCTGCTGTTATAACTGGAATAATTTCTGTTTTAATTATTAAAGGAGTACACTTAACCACTGTTAAAGACGAACCTATTGATTTAAAACCAAAACCATTTTTACCAAAAGCTAACTTTTTTGGAGGAATAATTTTTGGTTTAGGTTGGGCTATTGTTGGAGCCTGTACAGCACCACTTTTTATTCATTTTGGAGCAGGAAATTACATTATTGTTATACCAATTATTGCTGCAATTTTAGGGACTTTAGTTTATGGGTTTTTAAAAGAAAAATTACCTCACTAA
- a CDS encoding YeeE/YedE family protein: protein MKELINFLVEPWAWYVSGPLIGLIVPLLILTSNKQFGVSSSLRYVCSSLKLSKRSYFNYNFNEQQWTMWFILGVFFAGVFSFQLIEIETSELSQSAKDYFEKKHIGIKGIFPADVFNWNKLFSVAGLLLVIGGFLLGFGSRYADGCTSGHAIMGLSLLSKTSLVSVIGFFIGGIIGTFLILDYLL from the coding sequence ATGAAAGAGTTGATTAATTTTCTTGTCGAACCTTGGGCTTGGTATGTGTCAGGACCACTTATTGGGTTAATTGTTCCGTTGTTGATTTTAACGAGCAACAAACAATTTGGAGTGTCATCTTCATTGAGATACGTATGTTCATCATTAAAACTCTCGAAACGAAGCTATTTTAATTATAACTTCAACGAACAACAATGGACAATGTGGTTTATTTTAGGCGTTTTTTTTGCAGGCGTTTTTTCTTTTCAACTTATTGAAATAGAGACGAGTGAGTTAAGTCAATCAGCAAAAGATTACTTTGAAAAAAAACACATCGGGATAAAAGGAATTTTTCCAGCAGATGTTTTTAATTGGAACAAATTATTTTCAGTTGCTGGTTTATTATTGGTGATTGGAGGGTTTTTATTGGGGTTTGGCTCTCGATATGCCGATGGTTGTACCTCTGGTCATGCAATAATGGGATTGAGTTTGTTAAGTAAAACCTCATTGGTTTCAGTAATAGGATTTTTTATTGGAGGAATTATAGGTACATTTTTAATTTTAGATTATTTGCTGTGA
- a CDS encoding ABC transporter permease, whose protein sequence is MNLPFYIAKRYLISKKSHHVINIISWISVSGIGIATMALVIVLSAFNGLQTLVEQLYASFDPDIKITALTGKTFDVTTFPKEKLLALSEVNFVTENLEDVALFKYGEKQTVATLKGVESTFYQMTGLDTMMYEGGFKKDQETTHYINLGYGIADNLSLYINPGFSEELSVIIPKKGNSKNFIPGEEFSRKYATPSSVFSISPDFDNKYVLASLPFVRTLLDKENQVSSIELKLAPNANWDNAKLAIQHIVGKGYKIQTRYELNELVFKTNETEKWITFLILSFILVIASFNIIGSLTMLILDKKEDVWILKTMGADNRLIQQLFFAEGMLINLLGAFSGMVFGALLCWVQMEFGLLRLNGGIVDFYPIELHWMDFVSISAIVLSIGIIASWFPVRVLTKKYL, encoded by the coding sequence ATGAACCTCCCTTTTTACATAGCCAAACGATACCTGATTTCGAAAAAATCGCATCACGTTATTAACATCATTTCTTGGATTTCGGTAAGCGGCATTGGTATTGCTACTATGGCTTTAGTAATTGTTTTGTCTGCATTTAATGGTTTACAAACTTTGGTAGAACAGCTTTACGCTTCATTCGACCCAGATATTAAAATTACTGCCCTTACAGGAAAAACATTTGATGTAACTACTTTCCCAAAAGAAAAATTACTAGCCTTATCAGAAGTAAATTTTGTAACCGAAAACCTCGAAGATGTAGCCCTTTTTAAATATGGAGAAAAACAAACAGTTGCCACTTTAAAAGGTGTTGAATCTACTTTTTATCAAATGACAGGGCTGGATACGATGATGTATGAAGGGGGATTCAAAAAGGATCAAGAAACAACGCATTACATCAATTTAGGTTATGGTATTGCCGACAACTTATCACTGTATATTAACCCAGGTTTTTCGGAAGAATTAAGTGTAATCATCCCCAAAAAAGGCAATTCAAAAAACTTTATCCCAGGCGAAGAATTTAGTCGAAAATATGCAACCCCCTCAAGTGTTTTTTCCATCAGTCCTGATTTTGATAATAAATATGTTTTAGCCTCCCTTCCCTTTGTTCGAACATTGCTTGATAAAGAAAATCAAGTTTCCTCTATTGAATTAAAATTAGCTCCAAATGCCAATTGGGACAATGCAAAATTAGCCATACAGCACATTGTTGGTAAAGGGTATAAGATTCAAACAAGGTATGAACTTAACGAATTGGTTTTTAAAACCAACGAAACTGAAAAATGGATTACCTTTTTAATTTTATCCTTCATATTGGTTATTGCTTCGTTTAACATAATAGGTTCGTTAACCATGCTTATATTAGATAAAAAAGAAGATGTATGGATTTTAAAAACCATGGGTGCCGATAATCGATTAATTCAACAATTATTTTTTGCTGAAGGTATGCTCATAAATTTACTTGGCGCTTTTTCTGGAATGGTTTTTGGAGCATTATTGTGCTGGGTACAAATGGAATTTGGTTTGTTGAGGTTAAATGGTGGTATTGTCGATTTTTACCCTATTGAACTACATTGGATGGATTTTGTTAGTATTTCAGCTATTGTATTAAGTATTGGAATAATTGCTTCATGGTTTCCTGTAAGAGTTTTAACCAAGAAGTATTTATAA
- a CDS encoding aminotransferase class I/II-fold pyridoxal phosphate-dependent enzyme yields MKTKNFETQAIRTQSERSQFNEHSTPLHLTSSFVFDDAEQMRAMFSDELEGNIYSRFSNPNTTELIDKICLLEGAEAGWATATGMAAVFTSLAALLNQGDHVLACRSIFGSSHAVLTKLLPKWGITHTYVDVDDTQNWQNHITEKTKIVFIETPTNPGVDILDLEWLGKFCKKNNVLLLVDNCFATPYLQQPIKFGAHLVIHSATKYIDGQGRVLGGLIAGDKNLINEIKAFARHSGPAMSPFNAWVLSKSLETLAVRMDRHAENALKLAQCLEKHPQVEWVKYPFLPSHPQHAVAKKQMKSGGGIVSFSVKGGLEKGRNFLNKLQMISMSANLGDTRSIATHPASTTHGKLTEQERLESGILPGLIRVSVGLEHIDDIIKDVEQALA; encoded by the coding sequence ATGAAAACGAAAAATTTTGAAACCCAAGCCATTCGAACTCAATCAGAACGCTCTCAGTTTAACGAACACTCAACACCCTTACATTTAACTTCGAGTTTTGTTTTTGACGATGCAGAGCAAATGAGAGCGATGTTTTCTGATGAATTGGAGGGTAATATTTACAGCCGATTTTCTAATCCAAATACCACGGAATTAATTGATAAAATTTGTTTGCTCGAAGGAGCAGAAGCTGGTTGGGCAACCGCAACAGGAATGGCTGCTGTATTTACAAGTTTGGCAGCTTTACTAAATCAAGGCGACCATGTGTTAGCTTGCCGTTCAATATTTGGTTCATCGCATGCTGTACTTACAAAATTGCTGCCCAAGTGGGGCATAACCCATACTTATGTTGATGTTGACGATACACAGAATTGGCAAAATCACATAACCGAAAAAACAAAAATTGTATTTATTGAAACCCCTACAAATCCTGGAGTGGATATTTTAGATTTAGAATGGTTGGGCAAATTTTGTAAAAAAAACAATGTATTGTTGTTGGTCGATAATTGTTTTGCAACACCCTATTTACAACAACCCATAAAGTTTGGAGCTCATTTAGTTATTCATTCCGCTACCAAATATATTGATGGACAAGGTCGTGTTTTAGGAGGATTGATTGCAGGTGATAAAAACCTAATTAACGAAATAAAAGCATTCGCTCGTCATTCAGGACCAGCCATGTCGCCATTTAATGCTTGGGTATTGTCAAAAAGTTTGGAAACCCTTGCCGTTCGTATGGATAGACATGCAGAGAACGCATTGAAATTGGCACAGTGTTTAGAAAAACACCCGCAAGTGGAATGGGTTAAGTATCCGTTTTTACCATCTCACCCACAACATGCTGTTGCAAAAAAACAAATGAAATCTGGTGGAGGGATTGTTAGTTTTTCGGTAAAAGGTGGATTAGAAAAAGGAAGAAATTTTTTAAATAAACTACAAATGATTTCAATGTCGGCAAACTTAGGAGATACAAGAAGTATTGCTACTCATCCAGCATCAACAACTCATGGTAAATTAACTGAGCAAGAACGATTAGAAAGTGGAATCTTACCAGGTTTAATCCGTGTTTCGGTTGGCTTAGAACACATTGATGACATTATTAAAGATGTTGAACAAGCATTAGCTTAA
- a CDS encoding bifunctional precorrin-2 dehydrogenase/sirohydrochlorin ferrochelatase codes for MTTNTLYPIFLKLDKINTLIVGGGNIGLEKLNFILTQSPRANIKIVSPEFHPEIILIAIANKNIQLLERKFVDSDLANIKILILATNNLELNTQIYFKAQKKNILTNMVDKPEFCDFYTGAVLQKGNIKIGISSNGVSPTIAKRLKQLFNEAIPENISASSENLNKIRTKLKGNLKLKVAILNQLTEVLVDDIPHQSNQNKTSILQHINWN; via the coding sequence ATGACAACAAATACACTATACCCTATTTTTTTAAAATTGGATAAAATAAACACCTTAATTGTTGGCGGCGGAAATATTGGGTTAGAAAAATTGAATTTTATTTTAACACAAAGCCCTCGTGCAAACATAAAAATTGTATCCCCTGAATTTCATCCAGAAATAATTTTAATAGCTATTGCCAATAAAAATATACAATTGCTGGAACGCAAATTTGTTGATTCGGATTTAGCCAACATTAAAATATTAATTTTGGCAACAAATAATCTTGAATTGAATACGCAAATTTATTTTAAAGCTCAGAAAAAAAACATTTTAACCAATATGGTTGATAAACCTGAGTTCTGCGATTTTTATACGGGAGCAGTTTTACAAAAAGGAAATATAAAAATCGGCATTTCTAGTAATGGAGTTTCGCCAACAATAGCCAAAAGATTAAAACAACTATTCAACGAGGCTATTCCAGAAAACATTTCAGCATCTTCCGAAAACTTAAATAAAATTCGTACTAAATTAAAAGGTAATTTAAAACTAAAAGTAGCGATATTGAACCAGTTAACGGAGGTCTTGGTAGATGATATTCCTCATCAAAGCAACCAAAATAAAACCTCAATTTTACAACACATCAATTGGAATTAA
- the rbfA gene encoding 30S ribosome-binding factor RbfA, which produces MSTVRQNKVARLLLKELSTIFQQNGLSWFPNTMVSVTVVRVSPDFSFAKVYLSVFGEVEPTECIKQANLLSKTVRGELGKKIRYQLRITPEIAFYLDDSIDYAEALDEAMKDL; this is translated from the coding sequence ATGAGTACAGTAAGACAAAATAAGGTTGCGCGATTATTGCTTAAAGAGTTAAGCACTATCTTTCAGCAAAACGGGTTAAGTTGGTTCCCAAATACCATGGTAAGCGTTACCGTTGTGAGAGTTTCTCCTGATTTTAGTTTTGCTAAAGTGTATTTAAGTGTTTTTGGTGAGGTAGAACCTACCGAATGTATTAAACAAGCTAATTTATTGTCGAAAACTGTACGTGGAGAACTTGGTAAAAAAATTCGTTACCAACTACGGATTACTCCAGAAATTGCTTTTTATTTAGATGATTCGATAGACTACGCCGAAGCACTTGATGAGGCAATGAAAGATTTATGA